The genomic segment CTTTCCTCACGCTCGGCATCTTTGCGCTAATTTTGCCTTCGCTTTTACTCCCCACGACGTCCACTGCAGCCAGGTAATATTTTGTACTCGATGTCTGACACTCTTTGATGTTTCGTCCACAGAGTAAACAACCGTCATCTTGAGTTCTACTTCCCTTAATTTCAGTGTCACTGTTATGTTTGTGATTCACTTGCTCCATGTGCTCATTGGGGCACTGGCATTTCAAGTTCCGACCATTGCCATGCTAGCGATAAAGAGGATTACTGGAAAACTGAGAGGAAAAGGGCCAAAAAGGGTAATCAGCCTGTACCTGCTCTTCCTGGTACTATTGATACTTTTTTCTCAACAGAACATCGCCAAACAACTCAAGTTCCAGCACTCCTTCCACCATTCCCCAACTCTTTGCTGCAGAATCAGGCTTTTAGCCAAGTCCCGTGCCGTCCATGTTCTAAGTCATCTACTGTTAATGTGCCGATTGCCATTAATCAAAACAGAAGCCACCTAGCTGGACGTGCAATTCCCAGATATAAAACTCATCCACAATACTCCCCCCAACAGTTGCACGCCATATGGCGTAGTGATATTACCTCAATGGGTAACAACAGCAATCCAGTGAATAGAGGACCTCCGTTCGTTCACCGTCCAGCATTCAAGGGGCTTGGATTCGTCGAGGCTCTAATAAACGGAAGACATGGTTACAACAGAAGGTATTACAGTTCCCAAGTATCAAGTGGCTCTCCTCTAAAGAGGTGTCATGGATTGAATAACCTCAACAGTTTGAATCATGAACAAAATACTGTGCACTGTGCTGCTAATCAAGTGCTTCCCCGGTCAAATTTTCCTGTTCCGCAAAGCATAAATATTGGGCCGACAGACTACATTCATTCACACCCTCAAATACACTCCCAGCCAAACTCAAGCTATGTGGTTGGAGGTCCAATGCACAGCCAGCCTGACATGCTTTCTCAATCATATTTGGGTGACAATTTTGAAAATGGAGTACCTTTTCATTCTCAGGTATTATCTCAGCCAAATATGGAAGTCCTCGAGGATACGGTTCCCCCCCTGCCCGACAAAATTTTTCAACGGCCCAACTTTCCCGTAACTTCTCAGAGACTTCTATCTAAGCAGCTAGATTCAAGCAATGAATATGGAAAACAGATGCATTTGACACCAGTGATACCCTCCCCTCTAAATCAGTCCTCTCAATTTCAAGTATTCGGCGAGCATGATTCCTTACGTATTAATCCCCAAAATACTTTACATCAAAGCAGTCAATCTCAAAGTGTTGTAAATACTAATCATGCAGACTTTGGTGTTAACTGGGACATTTCTCTCGGTCATAACAATGTACAGATTTCTTCGGAGATTTCCCAACTACAAAGTGCAACATCAGCTGATAACTTTCAGCGACAAAGTATGACTGAAAATGATTGTCGTATAGTGCCAACCGACAGTTTCTATCCCGAAAGTGTTCCGCCAGCAGGTGGTCTGCTCCATGGAGCAGACATCGACAGCCGTTTTCCTGTAAGCCAAGATCCCGACTCATTGAACTTTGGTTTTGACCATTGGATAAAGGAGCACCCGTCTTTTCCAGGTGACTTGGAAGTGAATCCTATGTCTCCTGGTCTTAGTGTATTCTCACCGGAACCTGCTTCCATGGATGCAGGCACTCGTTTTGATTTCTAAATTTGTCTGAATAATGTGAATTGCAGAGCTTGTTAGCTAATTTCAACTTACTGTCCCTATTCCCTCATGTAATTTAatattgagtaggtctcttatgtgacggtctcgcgaatctttctctgtgagacgggtcaaccttatcgatattcacaataaaaagtagtactcttagcataaaaagtaactttttcatggatgacccaaataagagatctgtttcacaaaatacgatccgtgagatcgtctcacaccaatttttgcttttaaaatgtgtatatatatatatatatgaaaggaAGGTGATAAGAATCTAACAATGTATTGAAGAATGAAGATTCCGCATTGATATTCTTACAATCTTTATTCGACGGCGAACGTGGTACTGAACTCAGAATGTGATGGCAATGTCTTAGTTACGTTTGATTTGGAACGATCAATCGTCTAACAATCGCGAATGGTATTCCACCAAGATTTGAAATGAATTCGAAACAAAATTTGCCGCTGTCTTTCTTGTACGTTTTGTGGATGATAAATGGAAATGCATCTATAATTTCCACCCATTTGTCTCGTAACACATGATTCATGGGTTTATCAAGCAAACAGGCATTTTTCTAGCCCGAAAATCTTCATTATGCCTCTTTTAACACACATCGAATTCCGTGATTTTTCGGTGAAAAGAAGCTGCTGCTGGTGTACAAATCCAATGTATATTGCTGTTGCATGGCCATATTtataacaaattttatattattttaattattttagtattaatattatttaatctgCGAAAAAAGGAGGAAAAAATTAATGCTGAAAGGCAATTCGCAGCTTCTTGAAAACGGTATACCTTATGGTCCAACAAGACGTAAATTTTACTTGGGGAAGGCgatattatatttatacatattattattaaaataaattttttttgtgataagtcacaaagaaaatttaaaagtatattttcataaaataaaaataaaaaaacatattcacAATCAAATCATCTCCATCTTTATTCtatgagtagatctcttgtgagacggtctcatgaatctttatctgtgagacgggtcaatcctaccgatatttacaataaaaagtaatacttttagcataagtaatatttttcatggatgacctaaataagagatctatctcacaaaatacgatccgtgaaaccgtctcgcacaagtttttgccttattcTACTTCTCATCCATCGCATCTCTTTTTCAAATTTTcgtttaaattttaaaaccaCCGTATCATCGAACTTGTTATTATTTGTGTACATATAGGGAGAGTAGAGGCAAAGACGTATAATCGTCCTTTAATTCAAAGttagataaaaataaataaataaataaacagtggATCGGATAAACatggagaaaaaaaaaatatctatcTAAAAATGGCAAAAATATGCTTAGGTGGACTGGAACTGAAGGGTCAAAGGATATTTGTAGAGAGcaaagcataaaaataatacgtAGAATtcattatataatttaatttaatttaattgttggCATAACATAATATAATTACATACTAATTGTGAACTCCACCATATTTATGCTCTCTCCCTAAGTTTTCTACCTAAACCTACAACTGATCTCATCTCTTTCAAACCCCAGGCCATATTCTTGATATTCCAAACTTCCAAATCCACGCACACACAAAAAAAAGACCATTcaaaacacacacatatataatatatggcAGCAGACACCTCAAATTCTCTGGAAATTATTGTCCAAAGAAACCCTTCGGAGTCTCAACTTTCTGAACTCAGCATCAAATCTTGGCCTAAGTAATTAACCCCTTCTATTCTCGATCTCATTCACTTGGCTTTTGGGTGTTACTCaaatcatgattaaattatgtgtattgttgctgccttattttttttaagatttttatatgAATTAATTAGATATTGTTAACATGTAGATGGGGTTGCTCTCCGGGGAAATACCAGCTGAAATTTGATGCGCAGGAGACATGCTATTTAGTGCGTGGAAGAGTGAAAGTTTACCCCAAGAATCCAAGCACAGATCAAGAGACCGTGGAATTCGGAGCGGGGGATCTTGTGATTATACCAAAGGGTTTGAGTTGCACTTGGGATGTATCTGTTGCTGTTGATAAACACTACACTTTTGATGCATCTTCTCCTCCATCTTCTTCCtcgtaaaaacaaaaataataataaattattatgtattattcatTCTTGTGACCCTAATTAATGCATGTAACAGTATTTTTTCTCTCTCTCTAAATGATGTCTTTTATGCAGAATCGTAttctgaataactgaaaaataaattaatagtaaaaatatttttaattttgtataACGTGATCAAATCGATCAAACAACATTTCGTTCGGAAAAGATagatcaaaataaattataagaaTTTGGAATAATGATCTATCAGATTAAGTACTAAATTAAACtaaaataacaatacaaatacaattatgtgaaatgatttgaattgattaagCAATATAAGAGTGTAAATAgaattatatgaatatattttaattaattaaacaatataagagtggaagaaaatattttagtatATGATGTTGATATTTATCTACTCAGTAcatcaattaattgataaatatgtttctaaaatgtaaaaattaCATCTTGAAAATCTAAAATAATACTTACTTATAATTTAGAATAATTAAGAACATGTgacaataattttttattttaagttttattataagaatattactttttattgtgaatataggtaAGGTcgactcgtctcacatataaaaattcgcaAGAccttctcacaagagacttactctacaTCAACATAACTTCTAATTTATTTATGTTAACATtatactaataattatttgtagGAATATCTTGCTCTTACTCTTTTTTTTACTCATTTGtgtcattttttaaaacaatttcatAATAATTTTATCTATGTACCACTTGACTCTACTTTTTTATACATATAATAGATGCcgtcattgattttttttttttttagaaaaataagttgaaaaagtATCAATTGTGATAACATTTGTGAATAagctcaatttttatttttttttcaaattaagtgTTTATTGAGTTTTTTTATTTAACGTGTGCTTACCTTTTTGTCAATATAATTGTCATTATATACTTGTATGTAAATACTctacaaatacaaataaaattttatggcattattgttatgattgagtactatttgataatatataaatatgaggagacttaaataaaatagaatctacgagagtaattaaaacaattaatcattcaattaattttatttattatcaaaattagtggaaaaaaactaatgaaaaaattgattgattttctacatatttttttctcattttagTAATTGTACAACAATATTTTTCTAGTATCATATCATCCGATGTATGTAGATGAACGATTCATTTGTTCACACTTTTATAAGTACTTcttattcaaatttattaaatttttttattaatattattcaaattcacaattaaatttagatttacaatatattatatttgttcatgcatttagaaattaatagtttgacaaaataaatttaaaattttgattaaatataattttattttcaattcaaattgttttatttaatttaaaaataataatgattattttaattttttattttttcatttgtcaatatttaatttagaatttatttgaatGACTCTTCTTTCAAAGCACTCAGATATTTTATCATGAGtccttcatatatataattttttgaagttttttttaaatctaattatattaaaatttatttttaataattcattgaATGAATTCAAATGATAGTGAAATAGAacaataaataacataattaatttaatttagaatttaaatgaaaatcCAAGAAAGttattaaaatgaaaaaaataattgatattaatattaagtaaatttaatagtatgttttttaaaaaaatagctcaaacatttaaaaatatggaGATGACTTATTTGCTATATATAAAGTAAAATATGAATATAACTCAACTTTATTTACAACAATTAGAAAAATTTTCTATCATCCAcacatttatatgtatatatataatgaaataaattttttaaatgaaatatgacttaattaaatattattataatgaaaGAAAGATAAGGGAAGAAAgtcaaaatcacaaaatcataaccataaaatgtggttaattagtattaattattaattaatagactaaATGTGAAACTACCACATATGTTActtaataatgaaaataagtaaGCATGTAAATGATAATTATGTCCTTTCACAATTGGAAAAGAAGCTATTAACAGAAAATTTGAATTCGTTttcactatatatttatattttaaggttttcttttttattatcgtttgaaaaataaaatcatgtacaTTACTGatgaattctatatatattggaCATCAAAAAGTTACTAAATttgaattataataaaatataattacttaagtataataatattttccaattcaattgattattattaaaaggttATCAATACATTGGATTTATATTGTACCtaactttttcaaatttttcctcttttttttttgttaattaaaaacaataaaaaaaaaactaatgaaaGAATTGATTGATATTCTAcatatttttttctcattttagCAACTGTACAACATATTTTTCTAGTATCACATCATCCAATGTATGTGGATGAACGATTCTTCGTCCACACTTTTATATGTACTTCTGATTCAAATTTATTAACTTTTttgattaatattatttaaattcacaattaaatttagttttataaaatattatatttgttcatgCATTTAGAAATAAtagtttgacaaaataaatttaaaattttgattaaatataactttattttcaattcaattcgttttatttagtttaaaaataataatgattattttaattttttttttgttttttcatttatcaatattaaatttagaacgaaaattattaaaatgaaaaaaataatcgatattaatattaagtaaatttaatagtatgtttatttaaaattagctcaaacatttaaaaacatggagAAGAAAGTCAAAAGCACAAAATAATAACCATAAAATAtggttaattagtattaattattaattaatggactaaatgtgaaattaccacatatgttacctaatattgaaaataagtAAACATGTGAAGGGTAATAATGTCCGTTCACAATGGAAAAAACTTTTCTAcgatccacacttttataggtatatatatagatatatagattAATGGATGGTTTGGAAACTATATGTATGCTTATTATAACTAGTTAAGCAAGTTTGTAAAGTTTAATTTTTTAGTTGATGGATTGATTGGATTACATACGGAGAAATTCAGAGGATTTTTTCTTTCATGAAATTGTATATCAGCACTTTTACTTGTGGATTGATATTGATTGACTTGGGAAATTATGTAATTCTTCATATAAGTTGATCTATTTATGCTTgtcaaattttgtttttaattaattttatgttCAAATACATAAGAAATGGAGATAAAGCTCTCGCTCTAATAGTTTCATCTTATTTCTCTTTTGTAATGACTCAGGTTCAAGTTCGAGTCCTCTCATCTCCTAAAAtaggattttaaaaaaatacgtaAGAAATGATTGGATTATCCCAATCGATTAATTggaattttttttccctttaatTGCATTGGCTATTTGGATATGGGGCAAGTGTGCCTTTGTTTGGGAACTTAACTTAAGAGTCGATCGACCGCAGGGGAATAATTGGTGAATAGGTTTCTTGTAAGATGATATTACGAATCTTTGTTATAATTGGTCAATGAATATATGTCCTATTCGATCAAACTAATCAGtggaaatgttttaaatgtttctCTGACTGGTCAAAGCTATATTTTTACTCTGTGATGTTAGCTCATGTGTATTATATTTACTTGGTTTTGTGTGATGTGAAAAAACAAAACACTTTCTTTGataaattattcattttttttttcaatttctaaaaaaaattattaatttttccaAATGgtgtatatttattattgttgagCTTTGATCAGTATATTCCAACGTCGAGTGTTGAAGAAAAAATAAACCGAGTACGTGGATTAAGGAGTAGAAGAGATGGGCTTATTAGGATACAAGCTAATGGGCCGGGCTAATATGATAAGTGGACTGGGTATTAGATTAAGCTATCTTGTATATAAGCGGCCAAGAGTTCAGTTAGCGGGGGATCTCATCTTCTTCGACTTACTTCATTCTTGTAATTTTGTACTCTTCTCATTGTTCATAAATAAAAGCTTTGCTCCGAGTTCTAAAGTGGACGTAGGCATTTTAAGCCGAACTACTATAAATTCTTGAGTTCCTTTACTGATTGATATAGATTTGCGGTTCATTTTCGGCGATTCACCGTTTTACGATTCTTGTTGTTCTCGGGACGTCTTGAGGTTAATTGTGGAAGGCTTAATTTTCATAACAATTATACTAATGtaatattaaatgattatgaTCTTTCTCTATAAAGTTTCGTAAAATTGTAAAAAACAAATTTGCAAACATTACCTTAGTTTACCTATTTAGATACTATTTGCATCCCAATTATGTAAGtttcattttcttcacaaatataTAGTTTACTTTCTACATTTAAT from the Primulina tabacum isolate GXHZ01 chromosome 16, ASM2559414v2, whole genome shotgun sequence genome contains:
- the LOC142529424 gene encoding uncharacterized protein LOC142529424, encoding MAADTSNSLEIIVQRNPSESQLSELSIKSWPKWGCSPGKYQLKFDAQETCYLVRGRVKVYPKNPSTDQETVEFGAGDLVIIPKGLSCTWDVSVAVDKHYTFDASSPPSSSS
- the LOC142528769 gene encoding uncharacterized protein LOC142528769, producing the protein MDNSCPLILEISSDEESGFVDVRERDFTGDGDGFGDREDHDWLSKLLGEVDGDKDDDSDEVLWVSEVIPNPKKPRLQSSKPACEIVCSGGGGDDDDCVILDREPDQARVVKNGVYNNLGGVDDDSDDLEIVGEKGEVACRDFPHARHLCANFAFAFTPHDVHCSQCHCYVCDSLAPCAHWGTGISSSDHCHASDKEDYWKTERKRAKKGNQPVPALPGTIDTFFSTEHRQTTQVPALLPPFPNSLLQNQAFSQVPCRPCSKSSTVNVPIAINQNRSHLAGRAIPRYKTHPQYSPQQLHAIWRSDITSMGNNSNPVNRGPPFVHRPAFKGLGFVEALINGRHGYNRRYYSSQVSSGSPLKRCHGLNNLNSLNHEQNTVHCAANQVLPRSNFPVPQSINIGPTDYIHSHPQIHSQPNSSYVVGGPMHSQPDMLSQSYLGDNFENGVPFHSQVLSQPNMEVLEDTVPPLPDKIFQRPNFPVTSQRLLSKQLDSSNEYGKQMHLTPVIPSPLNQSSQFQVFGEHDSLRINPQNTLHQSSQSQSVVNTNHADFGVNWDISLGHNNVQISSEISQLQSATSADNFQRQSMTENDCRIVPTDSFYPESVPPAGGLLHGADIDSRFPVSQDPDSLNFGFDHWIKEHPSFPGDLEVNPMSPGLSVFSPEPASMDAGTRFDF